The Gossypium hirsutum isolate 1008001.06 chromosome D02, Gossypium_hirsutum_v2.1, whole genome shotgun sequence region TGGGACTCAATTATATTATCTTCATTACCCTTATACCACTAACATAATTAGACCCACCAACCCCACCTATCTCTTTATTACTCCTTTGCCTTTGGCTTAAATCACCTATCTCCTCAGAGCCTACATATATTAGTGCCCTAATCAAATCCATGCTTTACTCTGCAAAAACAACCAATTACAAGCCTACACTTAATACTAAAAAATTGCAAACAAAAATAACATGAGTTCCATAAAACGATAACAATATATGCAGTACATGtgtatattaaatttcaaataaaaaaaatattgttctCTGACCTGTCTATAATCATCGTCAATAATCTCAATTCACTTTCACTCCCTTAAAAAAGGTGTGTtgtcaaagaaattaaaaaatattaattattcaaaatcaaaatgAGTTCCAAATCGTATTATAACTTGGAACCATATCAAGGAAAACCTATCAGAGCATGAACTCAAATTCGAAATCTCTCAATTTTGTTTCCCAAGTTAGATATTTATTTTGAACCCTCAAATCAATTTTGAATTATCATAAAACAAATTTCAAAGAAAATCCAAAAAGAACTCTTAATCGATTATCAAATTCcttaaagcaaataaaaaaagcCTAACCCAAATACAAAACATAGTTTAAAATAACAACAAATCTCGGGtttcaaatattaaaaacctGATATTTCAATAGCAAAACACAATTTATTCCTTCAATTGTTAacgaaaaaaatcataaataaaaattagaaaaagattttataaaaagaaacaaaaaagaaaaagagattttcaaaaaaaaaaatcagtagaCCCACTCAAGATAAAATACAAATCTTACTTGATATTGGTTTGTTTCTTTGATTGCAAAGaaatttgaagaagatgaataatttagttgctgtatggtttagggtttaactTTTGAAAGAAAACATGATTAAGTTTTAGTAAAGAATTTCCCAAACAAGGGGATTAacttttaattaagaaattaaaaattaaaagttaaaatttttatgtattttccaCATTTGAAACTGTGATGGTTTCATATGCCATGTGTCAGCCATACATTAGTTATGTGTGCcacctcataaaaaaattaacatcattAGCGTTTTGGAGTATTTTGTGTAACGGTTGgcaagtttaagtaccaaattgcaccaaaaaaaaattaagtatcgAATTAAGAAAAAATACCTAGTTCAAGTACCAAATCTTATATTAAgcctaaaaaatacaaaataatttaaaaattttactagatATTAACAATGacatcaataaaatattttttataaaagtaaaattgtaatttaaatatattatttacatattctTTCGTATTATTTCACCGCGCGAAACAAAGTAATACTATTAATTCAACTAACTAAATAACATAGTACTTGTTACATCTTATTTCTATTCCCTCGTAATAACTATTTAATTCTTACtccatttcatttcaatgaaTCAAATATGCCATTAGTTGCTGAATGCTAGCTTTTTGGTTACAAAATAAAAGCTTTTTCTTTTGAGTTTTTATAATAGgattgttaattaaataaagatTGTTGTTCAGAAAATTCTATTTTTCCATAAACGATAACTTTAGTAtccttttaatttgattgatacgaaaagattgaaaaaaaaatattttttaatatttttatttaattttggttaaagAAAAGGctacttaaaaaattattatgtattttttttaatattttacctaAAATGTGGCTTTTAAAGCCATGCAATAATTTGTTGTTGTCGAGATTTccaatttgtttatgtttatgAGCAAGTTACTAGGTGTTGAGTACCTCACATGCAATTAATGATACAGAATTTAAAATAGACAATGTCTCAATTTTCATTTCTAAAGTAAAAGTTTGGTGCAACGCTCCAATAGCATGGGTTCTAATATGAAACAACAAACTCTCACCAAAAGccaaaatacaaatttaactGCAATATTCTTTACATTTTACTTGTTTCATTCTTACTCATAATCCCATGCACAGTTCATGATTACCAATTCTTTTTCTACAATTTCACATTCCATTATAAAGCAAAGGGCAAGGCTATACCCcttcaattcattcattgcaAATAACTATGGAAAATCCAACCCAAGTGCAACATTCTGAAGATGAAGATGAACATATTTTCCGTAGCAAATACCCACCGGTTTCAGTGCCGGATAACTTGACGTTGCCGGAATTTGTTCTCCAGGATGCTGAGTTATATGCTGACAAGGTAGCATTCGTTGAAGCAGTGTCCGGGAAATCATACACGTACCGTGATGTGGTTAGGGACACGAGGAGGTTTGCCAAGGCCTTGAGGTCGCTTGGCCTTAGGAAAGGCCATGTAGTTCTGGTATTACTCCCAAATATTGCTGAGTATGGCATTGTTGCTCTTGGAATCATGGCTGCCGGCGGTGTTTTCTCAGGTGCAAACCCCGCATCGCACCCATCGGAAATAAAGAAACAAGCTTATGCTGCAAATGCTAAGTTGATAGTAACAAATGGCCCAAACTATGAAAAGGTGATGAAATCAATCCTCTAGGCTCTATATGGTACTTGTCTTTTTTTTCTTGAAACCTAGGAAATGTAATGGCACATAATATATGGTAATTGAAAAAGCAGGTGAAGAATCTGGAGCAACCCGTCGTTGTGATAGGCGAGGAGCACATTGAAGACGCCACGAATTGGGACGAGTTGCTGGAAGCCGGGGACCGTGCAGGTACAGGCACTCGGTTTACTAAGGAAGAAGTTCTCCAGAGTGATCTATGTGCCCTCCCATTCTCATCAGGCACCACAGGGATTTCAAAGGGTGTAATGCTGACCCATAGAAACTTAGTGGCTAACTTATGCTCCTCGCTCTTTAGTGTTGGATCGGAGATGATCGGTGAAGTCACCACATTAGGCCTAATTCCTTTCTTCCACATTTATGGTATCACCGGAATATGTTGTGCCACACTTAGGAACAAAGGGAAAGTGGTGGTCATGAATAGGTTCGATCTTCGGACATTCCTCAATGCACTGATCACACAAGAGGTCACATTTGCCCCCATTGTGCCACCGATAATTCTGGCCCTGGTTAAGAACCCCATAGTTGAGGAATTTGATCTTAGTAAGCTCAAACTCAGGGCTATAATGACTGCAGCAGCTCCATTAGCCCCTGAGCTTCTTGCTTCGTTCGAAAACAAGTTTCCTGGTGTCCAAGTCCAAGAGGTAAGCAATGACCCTTTTAAAGC contains the following coding sequences:
- the LOC107908281 gene encoding 4-coumarate--CoA ligase-like 1; translated protein: MENPTQVQHSEDEDEHIFRSKYPPVSVPDNLTLPEFVLQDAELYADKVAFVEAVSGKSYTYRDVVRDTRRFAKALRSLGLRKGHVVLVLLPNIAEYGIVALGIMAAGGVFSGANPASHPSEIKKQAYAANAKLIVTNGPNYEKVKNLEQPVVVIGEEHIEDATNWDELLEAGDRAGTGTRFTKEEVLQSDLCALPFSSGTTGISKGVMLTHRNLVANLCSSLFSVGSEMIGEVTTLGLIPFFHIYGITGICCATLRNKGKVVVMNRFDLRTFLNALITQEVTFAPIVPPIILALVKNPIVEEFDLSKLKLRAIMTAAAPLAPELLASFENKFPGVQVQEAYGLTEHSCITLTHGNPMKGHDTAKKNSVGFILPNLEIKFIDPDTSRSLPKNTPGELCVRSQCVMQGYYKNKEETNRTIDKNGWLHTGDIAYIDDDGDIFIVDRIKELIKYKGFQVAPAELEAILLTHSSVEDAAVVPLPDEESGEIPAACVVMNPNAKENERDIMEYVASNVAHYKKVRVLQFVGTIPKSPSGKIMRRLLKDKMMENMPKPPSYS